From one Plasmodium yoelii strain 17X genome assembly, chromosome: 12 genomic stretch:
- a CDS encoding male gamete fusion factor HAP2, putative, protein MKNKLINLRSKHIYKLIIFFFFCIILKYYKWCDSKNKVFFIQLVYSFAKKSVCTSSSDDSTCHTVTFGELDVSNNSVVRLKVMRKGGKGYFLTIRRDYVTVSYYLKYVKDIPLEFREVIDIFNNHKFEQYTQEQINKYTYTCNVRKIEDIDKYDEKNPTKFHEYTRGEACRCQSYNYFKDDEFIKRAKLKCIYYNMLFTESATVYSRHCPFVDLMHFAVYDIEYPPIFNTIVNITIEEYYYNDVSSVLNNKSDLVTKEKKYQLNDTITEIRDDYFDLWLFLKGETHGKRTLINLSNDYIVIPSSPINNKDVIASDITRNCGLSQNSPLLKGCNYSNVCNTMHPCLRKAMMLPKYMFDLSGKTCGKLGVSLNTWRKSEGNFCGSEAGYCISNNLKKYYDAHNSASTKDGVSLSKYKVKNVYNSEPQTKIYESYKVPDYLKDKIKSNNHAQIDETDLDNKIFYKPNVAAHSQFIDYKYNGNHSVEIKFETDALEVYEIRPISNATITHVTTPNDCASTNSNSNECVLIIHVWNNSKFVGSNFSCSITCTNKETGQLASHINPIAPVRAFIGPNKNYAFYFIIKFLINKEITTLCKAIVKDSNGKECSIEEFELQSKESVHIVESEIDEGLPQVVVEHHPQSPDIKNPDEYVCKCTINLLCYVINFKTCSNYYINAAKTLIGKFAIIAILIILAPALIPLLPFFLNFFFIFISTILKLYQSIINTIGQIKIRNNDKPIIYKKKINDMKTNYLSASSYSSLSDSSSIYSTDSISSMRKNKKKFNKGNMSSNIKQKKGEKKVKQKEPTRNSNHISHEYPDTSPSGKSKIYPLR, encoded by the coding sequence GTAGTGAGATTAAAAGTGATGAGAAAAGGAGGAAAAGGATATTTCCTGACAATTCGAAGAGATTACGTAACTGTCTCATATTATTTGAAGTATGTAAAGGATATTCCTCTAGAATTTAGAGAAgttatagatatatttaataaccATAAATTTGAGCAATACACACaagaacaaataaataaatatacatatacatgtaATGTACGTAAAATTGAAGATATAgataaatatgatgaaaaaaaccCAACTAAATTTCATGAATATACACGAGGAGAAGCATGTAGATGTCaatcatataattattttaaagatgatgaatttataaaaagaGCGAAATTGAaatgtatttattataatatgctATTTACTGAATCAGCGACAGTATATAGTAGACATTGTCCTTTTGTGGATTTAATGCATTTTGCAGTTTATGATATAGAATATCCACCAATATTTAATACAATTGTTAATATAACAATAGAAGAATATTATTACAATGATGTATCATCTGTTTTAAACAATAAATCTGATTTAGttacaaaagaaaaaaaatatcaattaAATGATACTATAACAGAAATAAGAGatgattattttgatttatgGTTATTTTTAAAAGGTGAAACACATGGAAAAAGAACCCttattaatttatcaaatgattatattgTTATTCCATCATCACCTATTAATAACAAAGATGTTATAGCTAGTGATATAACACGAAATTGTGGACTATCACAAAATTCACCATTATTAAAAGGTTGTAATTATTCAAATGTATGTAATACTATGCATCCATGTTTACGAAAAGCTATGATGTTaccaaaatatatgtttgaTTTAAGTGGTAAAACATGTGGTAAATTAGGTGTATCTTTAAATACTTGGAGGAAATCAGAAGGTAATTTTTGTGGATCGGAAGCTGGATATTGTATATCAAATAAtctcaaaaaatattatgatgcCCATAATTCTGCATCTACAAAAGATGGTGTTTCTCTTTCAAAGtataaagtaaaaaatgtatacaaTTCAGAACCACAAactaaaatatatgaatccTATAAGGTGCCTGATTacttaaaagataaaattaagAGTAATAATCATGCGCAAATAGATGAAACTGATttagataataaaattttttataaaccaAATGTAGCTGCACATAGTCAATTTATtgattataaatataatggaAATCATAGTGTAGAAATAAAATTCGAAACAGATGCTTTAGAAGTATATGAAATAAGACCAATTTCCAATGCAACAATTACTCATGTTACTACACCAAATGATTGTGCATCTACTAATTCTAATTCAAATGAATGTGTCCTTATTATTCATGTATGGAATAATAGTAAATTTGTAGGCTCAAATTTCTCTTGCTCAATCACATgtacaaataaagaaactGGCCAATTGGCTAGTCACATTAACCCTATCGCACCTGTGCGTGCATTTATTGgaccaaataaaaattatgctttttattttataataaaatttctaATCAATAAAGAAATTACAACATTGTGCAAAGCTATTGTAAAAGATTCTAATGGGAAAGAATGCTCTATAGAAGAATTCGAATTACAATCAAAAGAAAGTGTACATATAGTTGAGTCAGAGATAGATGAAGGATTACCGCAAGTAGTAGTAGAACATCATCCACAATCACCTGATATTAAAAATCCTGATGAATATGTATGTAAATGtactattaatttattatgttatgtaattaattttaaaacatgttctaactattatataaatgcaGCTAAAACGCTAATTGGGAAATTTGCTATTATAgctatattaattatattagcACCTGCCTTAATACCTCTTctaccattttttttaaatttcttttttatttttatatctacTATACTTAAGTTATATCAATCtattataaatacaataGGACAAATCAAAATACGAAATAATGATAAGcctattatttataaaaaaaaaattaatgacaTGAAAACCAACTACCTATCTGCTTCTTCCTATTCGTCACTATCTGATTCAAGCAGTATATACTCCACTGATTCAATATCTTCgatgagaaaaaataaaaaaaaattcaataaaGGTAATATGTCAAGCAATATAAAACAGAAAAAGGGGGAAAAAAAGGTTAAACAAAAAGAGCCAACTAGAAATTCAAATCACATTTCCCATGAATATCCAGATACGTCCCCATCAGGcaaaagtaaaatatatCCATTGCGATAA
- a CDS encoding SPRY domain-containing protein, putative: MKHLIMKHLLFTVLRKIKTNDKIIKDKNCTHKIRKVKKKEILLFNKISKMIDKKKKRNKEFYFFYFKEINTKKKYNKCIKISHFYSKFKAKKNKENQNNDDHVMDDHCKVKEVLNLKCLYPNKHMLIKDITKSIQNKLMREWWNDGKTKILSYNIKEDTIKDISINNLFMILNDILCLSSHNFINPQKRRHFAIYMIYDNFFQIIDLCSNRSFGMDIRNRCFSKLNMIITLTQNNKSSENYYDDNKNGVIYITMLHRINKIIKNCKMNDILFCIYFRKLNEYNSYKIKGMILNNNNKDNNRNVLHQSINIFYYYPLYNIINETVIYSININMLSFCYFNNKGSNNLFLKILIYKKLYYILLAYYKIWSNREVLLACFFYTVVKFVMHIYLYIIVCLYYFLISFYKFIINIVLCFLKYKINLFCNVEDIQKKKILIPNFEKNEISNSSFLHLFKITIIPEDNYIDTKIKNSKKNIKIDGEYKNIPYVNRNSYLFNMCLKNEKNVLSRHFSFFPIICSMENSTYINNDEKKNKKCILLLSKKINKIMKVSQKIKKKGISKCSYKNKINKNGASYNRELILIKNEKNHKVNMKCWKEYEKKKEQTETDGTISGSYFECEDEHDEEEEDEEEDEEDEDDEEDEKGEEEDKDEEEKEEEDEEEEDGEEEEEEDEEEEDEEEEDEDDDEEDDEEEDEDDEDDEDDEDEEDDEDEEEDEDEGKRRNQYKKGKIYNKKKYKKNYKKNYKKKFTNAINEESERETTKEDNYYFKKKELYLKKKNKNFKHNYIYLNNLYKENAYINIANISNFISVSKDKLTAMYSAWGKHADIACVQINKCALRDCSIYYFEVEILQCTNFSKIVIGMTSKNYTVNKNPGFEYNSFGYKSDDGKKIIDGKLDSYSSGYTKNDIIGCGINYYDNSAFFTKNGKYLGKICTINPKYDYYGTVGLSTLGDKIKFHMNNFIFDIYNLIHEENEKERKIIKSIYIQKDIYSDIIKAHLIKSGYLNTYKSFINFLDQNKNADDNSSSGCSSHTKNCIDNMLKNKYNLPQKSLDKNEPITSNIKDNAKIIKDSEKNNNKENEEVKLEDTGCNGNNGNAEVCPSTDPINENANTPKMNTNRNNNTKDNTHNDNSNLNNKQTDISHNDNKNIQHTCQDDEVQKSNIHNTTETGKNCEDSMRIVSNTHDASTNTEMVISNEDKNSSINNKNCDNKNLMESVLISYIDKFDRLNKDDNVNNEISAKCDNEDAEGKECKSSEVIISDKSELTKNENIEHEEKHINSVKSDEKTGNNEKNEKNNNELADNIPVKKNDSTVDKKTEEDQKYEDDEKKNKIESLETNVVKSFNPDLLNNCTNANMDSILFPSRKNNLSSLINARKDSSSILLSRLRNKRSLSTKDNLNMLGANLTSTKKEAKKNETDINKKIHLLFTDKFNIINNNEKNKKNKKEGNKSSSDKENIPKHFRNLYLSDDKLKRMQDTLEMRNTIRNNILNGNIINVLNILENNYSELFTNENGHLHIAMLYTQQLIEILKPHKNFIKKIAKKNQKKNQKKTKKYYNNNLEEDTLTQSSLESHETISDDYFYYDTKTECDSSVSLFCDSSNNEENNFDPMKINIYKNEIKNGCSSVRKQKTNLDNYKTNTSKIMEGQNIGTDTSTYSSSKKCNSDKCFNKKEENNISCDVFDQTMNFTPLNGDILKDNNTTEQDKNVINFNKSENSNNSDNVLNNKIDIEKDKNIIVNKSDLKDDDNLNTKKMDQIIYKSIQSNYDKEFFAKNNLQEEYQLHYNKLSKEYEFFEDDNPYKNKKCYYGNISNSDKIRGNEQYINNSNSESEINSDYDSNDSNFKKKYYEFNDIDFDQIYKYIYKKNNVSENDKFKFKRDHLYLALLWIREKLSLFNNSQHPAIRQCIQDITSLIAYHKPYKQKLVRMFFSKNRNLLTFNSVNEGILGLCLNVPIYSPLEIIIKHLILCRNLLREKKGNIGIKYDCSYVCQPYKRYMITIKNQKKKKIYFKETTNKKKEKGILSGKFTEDNILSVFQ, from the exons atgaagcATTTAATTATGAAGCACTTATTATTTACCgttttaagaaaaataaagacAAATGATAAGAttataaaagataaaaattgtaCACATAAAATAAGAAAAGTGAAGAAGAAagaaatattgttatttaataaaatttcgaaaatgattgataaaaaaaaaaagcgaaataaagaattttattttttctatttcaaAGAAATAAacaccaaaaaaaaatataacaaatgcATAAAAATATCACATTTCTATTCAAAATttaaagctaaaaaaaataaggaaaatCAAAATAACGATGATCACGTAATGGATGATCATTGTAAGGTTAAAGAAGTATTGAATTTGAAATGTTTATATCCAAACAAGCATATGCTGATTAAGGATATAACCAAATcgatacaaaataaattaatgagAGAATGGTGGAATGAcggaaaaacaaaaatattatcctataatataaaagaagATACAATAAAAGATATCtcaattaataatttatttatgatattaaatgatatattatGTCTGTCTTctcataattttataaatccTCAAAAACGAAGACATTTtgctatatatatgatttacGATAATTTTTTCCAAATAATCGATTTATGTAGTAATAGGTCCTTCGGAATGGATATCAGAAACAGATGTTTctcaaaattaaatatgatTATCACTCTCactcaaaataataaaagtagTGAAAACTATTATGATGATAACAAAAATggagtaatatatataacaatgtTACacagaataaataaaataataaaaaattgtaaaatgaatgatatattattttgcatatatttcaGAAAATTAAACGAATATAATtcatacaaaataaaaggaATGAtactaaataataataataaagacaATAATAGAAATGTATTACATCaaagtataaatattttttattattaccctttatataatattattaacgAAACAGTGATTTattctataaatataaacatgcTTAGTTTCtgttattttaataataaaggaagtaataatttatttttaaaaatattaatatataaaaaattatattatatattattagcatattataaaatatggagTAATAGAGAAGTGTTGTTggcttgttttttttataccgtagtaaaatttgtaatgcacatatatttatatataattgtgtgcctttattattttttaatatctttctataaatttattataaatattgtattgtgttttttaaaatacaaaatcaatttattttgtaatgTTGAGGATATTCAAAAGAAGAAAATTTTAATACcgaattttgaaaaaaatgaaatcaGCAATTCATCCTTTTTACACCTctttaaaataacaattatcCCCGAAGATAATTATATagatacaaaaataaaaaattctaagaaaaatattaaaatagatggagaatataaaaatataccatATGTGAATCGAAATTCGTATTTGTTTAATATGTGcttgaaaaatgaaaaaaatgttttatcacgacatttttctttttttccaATAATTTGTTCGATGGAAAACAGTACCTATATCAACAATGACGagaagaaaaacaaaaaatgtattcTTTTActaagtaaaaaaattaataaaataatgaaagtttcccaaaaaataaaaaaaaaaggaatatcaAAATGTAGCTACAAAAATAAGATAAACAAAAATGGAGCTAGCTATAATAGAGAATTAATACtgataaaaaatgagaaaaaccATAAAGTAAATATGAAATGTTGGAAGGAATacgaaaaaaagaaagagcAAACTGAAACTGATGGAACCATATCTGGTTCATATTTTGAATGTGAAGATGAACAtgatgaagaagaagaagatgaagaagaagatgaagaagACGAAGATGATGAGGAAGATGAAAAAGGAGAAGAAGAAGATAAAGACGaggaagaaaaagaagaagagGATGAAGAGGAAGAAGATGGGGAAGAAGAGGAAGAAGAGGATGAAGAGGAAGAAGATGAGGAAGAAGAAGATGAAGATGACGACGAAGAAGATGATGAGGAAGAAGATGAAGATGATGAAGATGATGAAGATGATGAAGATGAGGAAGATGATGAAGATGAAGAAGAAGATGAGGACGAAGGAAAACGTCGTAATCAAtataaaaagggaaaaatatataataaaaaaaaatacaaaaaaaattacaaaaaaaattacaaaaaaaaattcacaaATGCTATAAATGAGGAATCAGAAAGGGAAACGACAAAAGAAGACAACTATTACTTTAAGAAAAAGGAGTTATAtcttaagaaaaaaaataaaaattttaaacataattacatatatttgaataatttatataaagaaaacgcatatataaatattgcaAATATTTCTAATTTTATATCCGTAAGCAAAGACAAACTAACAGCCATGTATTCTGCTTGGGGCAAGCATGCAGATATCGCATGTGTTCAGATAAATAAATGTGCTTTGCGAGATTGtagtatttattattttgaagTCGAAATATTACAGTGTAcgaatttttcaaaaatagtTATTGGAATGACTAGTAAAAATTATACCGTTAATAAAAACCCAGGTTTTGAATATAATTCATTTGGCTATAAAAGTGATGATGGTAAAAAAATCATCGATGGAAAACTTGATAGTTATAGCAGTggatatacaaaaaatgatataatagGTTGTGGcattaattattatgataatagtgccttttttacaaaaaatggaaaatatttaGGAAAAATATGTACTATAAATCCTAAATATGATTATTATGGGACTGTTGGTTTAAGTACATTAGgagataaaattaaatttcatatgaataattttatttttgatatttataatttaatacatgaagaaaatgaaaaagaaagaaaaattataaaatcaatttatatacaaaaagaTATTTATTCAGATATTATTAAAGCACATTTAATAAAATCTGGATatttaaatacatataaatcttttataaattttttagatCAAAACAAAAATGCAGATGATAATAGTAGCTCTGGATGCTCTTCACACACAAAAAATTGTATAGATAATATgctcaaaaataaatataatttaccCCAAAAATCTTTGGATAAAAATGAACCCATTACATCGAATATAAAGGATAATGCCAAAATAATCAAAGACagcgaaaaaaataacaataaggAAAATGAAGAGGTCAAATTGGAAGATACTGGATGCAATGGGAATAATGGCAATGCTGAAGTTTGTCCTTCAACTGACCCTATTAATGAAAATGCCAATACCCCCAAAATGAATACaaatagaaataataatacaaaagaTAATACCCATAATGACAATAGTAACTTGAACAATAAACAGACAGATATTTCACATAacgataataaaaatatccaACATACATGCCAAGATGATGAAGTGCAAAAATctaatatacataatactACAGAAACTGGAAAAAACTGTGAAGATTCAATGAGGATTGTTTCTAACACACATGATGCTTCTACAAATACCGAAATGGTTATATCAAACGAAGATAAAAATAGTtccataaataataaaaattgtgataATAAAAACTTGATGGAGAGTGTTTTAATTAGCTATATAGATAAGTTTGATAGATTGAATAAGGATGATAATGTgaataatgaaatatcaGCGAAATGTGATAATGAAGATGCAGAAGGGAAAGAATGTAAATCTTCTGAAGTCATAATATCTGATAAATCTGAGCTAACCAAAAATGAGAATATCGAACATGAggaaaaacatataaatagtGTAAAATCAGATGAAAAAACAGGGAacaacgaaaaaaatgaaaaaaataataacgaaCTAGCTGATAATATTcctgtaaaaaaaaatgattcaACTGTGGACAAAAAAACGGAAGAGGATCAAAAATATGaagatgatgaaaaaaaaaataaaattgaatcTTTAGAAACAAATGTGGTTAAAAGTTTCAACCCTGATTTACTTAACAATTGCACAAATGCGAATATGGATAGTATTTTATTTCCATCtcgaaaaaataatttaagtaGTTTAATAAATGCAAGAAAAGATTCAAGTTCAATATTATTGAGTAGATTAAGGAATAAAAGAAGTTTAAGCACAAaagataatttaaatatgttaGGAGCAAATCTTACGAGCACTAAAAAAgaagctaaaaaaaatgagactgatattaataaaaaaattcatcttttatttacagataaatttaatattataaataataatgaaaaaaataaaaaaaataaaaaagaaggaAACAAAAGTTCTTCTGATAAAGAAAACATACCAAAACATTTtagaaatttatatttatctgatgataaattaaaaagaaTGCAAGACACATTAGAAATGAGAAATACTATAAGAAATAACATACTAAATGGTAACATTATTAATGtgttaaatattttagaaaataattattcaGAATTATTTACTAACGAAAATGGACATCTTCATATAGCAATGCTGTACACACAACAATTAATAGAAATTTTAAAACCccataaaaattttattaaaaaaatcgcaaaaaaaaatcaaaaaaaaaatcaaaaaaaaacaaaaaaatattataataataatttagaaGAGGATACATTAACTCAATCCAGTTTGGAATCACATGAAACTATAAGTgatgattatttttattatgacACTAAAACGGAATGTGATTCCTCGGTTAGTCTATTTTGTGATAGTTCAAATAacgaagaaaataatttcgacccaatgaaaataaatatatataaaaatgagatTAAAAATGGATGTAGTAGTGTTAGAaaacaaaaaacaaatttgGATAATTATAAGACTAATACAAGTAAAATAATGGAAGGTCAAAATATTGGCACTGACACTAGTACATATAGTAGCagcaaaaaatgtaatagcGATAAATGTTTcaataaaaaagaagaaaataatatttcatgtGATGTTTTTGATCAAACTATGAATTTTACTCCACTTAATGgagatatattaaaagataataatacaacagaacaagataaaaatgttataaattttaataaaagtgAAAACTCTAACAATTCAGATAACGTacttaacaataaaatagatatagaaaaagataaaaatattattgtgAATAAATCCGATTTAAAAGATGATGATAATttgaatacaaaaaaaatggaccaaattatatataaaagtataCAATCGAATTATGATAAAGAATTTTTTGcgaaaaataatttacaagAAGAATATCAACTACATTATAATAAGTTATCAAAAgaatatgaattttttgaaGATGATAAtccatataaaaataaaaaatgctattatGGAAATATTTCTAATAGCGATAAAATAAGAGGCAATGAacagtatataaataatagtaattCAGAAAGTGAAATCAATTCAGATTATGATAGTAATGAttcaaattttaaaaaaaaatattatgaatttaatgatatagattttgatcaaatatataaatatatttataaaaaaaataatgtgtcagaaaatgataaattcaaatttaaaagagatcatttatatttagcATTATTATGGATAAGAGAAAAATTGTCTTTATTTAACAATTCTCAACACCCCGCTATTCGACAATGTATTCAAGATATTACATCTCTAATTGCTTATCATAAACCATATAAACAAAAACTTGTTCGAatgtttttttcaaaaaataggAATCTCCTAACATTTAATTCCGTCAACGAGGGTATTTTAG GTTTGTGTCTTAATGTGCCCATATATTCCCCACtggaaattattataaagcatttaattttatgcCGAAATTTATTGAGAGAAAAAAAAGGGAATATCGGTATAAAATATGATTGTAGTTATGTATGTCAGCCTTACAAAAGATACATGATTACAattaaaaatcaaaaaaaaaaaaaaatatattttaaagaaaccacaaataaaaaaaaagaaaaaggaaTATTAAGTGGGAAATTCACTGaagataatatattatcagtttttcaataa